The Dreissena polymorpha isolate Duluth1 chromosome 8, UMN_Dpol_1.0, whole genome shotgun sequence genome includes the window CAGGTGGCATATGACATAATGTTAAGAAAGGTATAAAAACTGACCACAACTTGGTAGATCTCCTTCTTGTGCCCAGTTTTTATTATGTCGTCAATGCAGCCGTTTGTGATGTTGTACAGTTTCACGTTCTTGCCAAAACGTGACAAAACGTGACGTCACGAGGAGTTCTACAATGGAAGAATGACGTCATAGACAGAGATAAAGTGGGCGGAACGGTTTCTAACACGTTCTTACCCAAATCGTTCAGTTAGCAAAATCTTTAAATCATGAATTTGATTTCTTAGTGACGCGGTATAGTAATGACACACCATGACCGGCATATTTAATAACTATGTTGTGAATACTGCCACCTCCACACATgaattgaaaaatgtaaataagaATTGTACGTACGCTTCCGTTTGGTCAAGATAAACACTCGTGTATCGACTACTCGACCCAGAAACACGATGCTGACGTCCAttttttcaaggtcaaacaagtaAAACTTATCGTAAATTTCCATGACCACTGATCTGTTGTCTGCTTCGTAAAACCTCGTGTTTGCATTGCAGGCCACCTTCTGTTGAGTATAACGTTTGCAAGtatgacgcacgatattttgttattttttaaaagtttactTAATTGGACTGTTTTGTAATCAAATTGATCATGAACGTATCTTAAGTATCGAATAATTTTCAGGGGGAATGcaacattttaaaaaaaatatggacgTTTTAAGTGTAGAAAGTATATTTACATAAAagaaactcaataaaaaatatttgaaaacaaaactgtaaTTAATGGATTATTTATATATGCCGCGTGCTGAGAAAGACTGGGCTTAACGCATTGCGTAgagtgtgcagtccgcagaggctaatcagtgacgacagtTTCCACACTGAAATTTCGTTTGAAAGAGACGTTATTCTAACGAAAAAATTCAACAaacgtggaaagtgtcgttcctgattagtttgtgtggactgcacaggctaatctgggacggcaattTACGCACGTGCATGAACCCTACTTTTCACAGAACGGGACTCATATAGACGTCATCATTATATGTTGtcgaaattcatttaagcaaatgGGAGCAATACACATACAATTAGCAAAGAGCCAAATAAAACCCGTCTAACAAGTTCTCGGATGGCGCGGTATTCCAGTCTGCCGACATCATACACGCCGACTATGTTCGGCGAGTCCTCTCCCGCACTGCCGGTCACGAACAACGCATCCTGGTGGTCCAGTGAAACACGTCCTGTGGAGACAGACTTTATTGAGGCTACCggtaattaaagaataattgttaGTG containing:
- the LOC127841866 gene encoding uncharacterized protein LOC127841866 isoform X3, giving the protein MAFDISPDETHVVYINVSYTVEIVFADFNGNRLRSIQPDGHLNIHSINCSAADISTICATNPSSLSALSTLQEKDRLEHTNDLNGARTVDMVTVVTIAKDNNFRVWDRSRDKKRTTDRQAKSRRVSLDHQDALFVTGSAGEDSPNIVGVYDVGRLEYRAIRELKVACNANTRFYEADNRSVVMEIYDKFYLFDLEKMDVSIVFLGRVVDTRVFILTKRKQLLVTSRFVTFWQERETVQHHKRLH
- the LOC127841866 gene encoding uncharacterized protein LOC127841866 isoform X5; the encoded protein is MMTMTSCGKYVITVCEEEEEIKIWNIKVDPPRLLRNVTGKAQCRKVALCHGDEWIAMKLGNGIKVEGLHTGRVSLDHQDALFVTGSAGEDSPNIVGVYDVGRLEYRAIRELVRRVLFGSLLIKVACNANTRFYEADNRSVVMEIYDKFYLFDLEKMDVSIVFLGRVVDTRVFILTKRKQLLVTSRFVTFWQERETVQHHKRLH
- the LOC127841866 gene encoding uncharacterized protein LOC127841866 isoform X2, producing the protein MHFLLSALRRLHGGQSGGPGGFPAQEHPGGASALPDGTSNGSGSVRATATRAPGGQRVCEEEEEIKIWNIKVDPPRLLRNVTGKAQCRKVALCHGDEWIAMKLGNGIKVEGLHTGRVSLDHQDALFVTGSAGEDSPNIVGVYDVGRLEYRAIRELVRRVLFGSLLIKVACNANTRFYEADNRSVVMEIYDKFYLFDLEKMDVSIVFLGRVVDTRVFILTKRKQLLVTSRFVTFWQERETVQHHKRLH
- the LOC127841866 gene encoding uncharacterized protein LOC127841866 isoform X4, producing the protein MRDESIVFVSSFHTADVAYFHGIVHRSSRQEKDRLEHTNDLNGARTVDMVTVVTIAKDNNFRVWDRSRDKKRTTDRQAKSRRVSLDHQDALFVTGSAGEDSPNIVGVYDVGRLEYRAIRELVRRVLFGSLLIKVACNANTRFYEADNRSVVMEIYDKFYLFDLEKMDVSIVFLGRVVDTRVFILTKRKQLLVTSRFVTFWQERETVQHHKRLH
- the LOC127841866 gene encoding uncharacterized protein LOC127841866 isoform X1 gives rise to the protein MAFDISPDETHVVYINVSYTVEIVFADFNGNRLRSIQPDGHLNIHSINCSAADISTICATNPSSLSALSTLQEKDRLEHTNDLNGARTVDMVTVVTIAKDNNFRVWDRSRDKKRTTDRQAKSRRVSLDHQDALFVTGSAGEDSPNIVGVYDVGRLEYRAIRELVRRVLFGSLLIKVACNANTRFYEADNRSVVMEIYDKFYLFDLEKMDVSIVFLGRVVDTRVFILTKRKQLLVTSRFVTFWQERETVQHHKRLH